The proteins below come from a single Ictalurus furcatus strain D&B chromosome 15, Billie_1.0, whole genome shotgun sequence genomic window:
- the LOC128619928 gene encoding uncharacterized protein LOC128619928 isoform X2 — protein MKNLDTLLHCVCNKQIKMEKKWGSNRSVDLKRMCPQQKARYLAYAEPSKEIQAWMAACHKRIHSRLAHEREKAWGKNPLQDLDSKLHQDTLIGQLKAAEARNRIRQMTLHCHNLKAIKQMAHHISCSMGSLVAAERHLWLNLSGMGDKDKVSLLDTPVKLSSLFSGAVNAMQEVLDRFRKAKQKTAAFSQFFPRLVKFIQASMSGAQANTSAREAQKMSVVAHLPPRRARETRWPQSQPSSKPDLRMIINAKQTKKRS, from the exons ATG AAAAACCTTGACACTTTGCTTCATTGTGTGTGCAATAAGCAAATCAAGATGGAAAAGAAGTGGGGCAGCAACAGAAGTGTAGATTTGAAGAGGATGTGCCCTCAGCAAAAGGCTCGATACCTAGCTTATGCTGAGCCCTCTAAAGAGATACAAGCCTGGATGGCAGCTTGTCACAAACGCATCCACTCTAGACTTGCTcacgagagagagaaggcaTGGGGGAAAAATCCTCTTCAAGACCTGGATTCAAAATTGCACCAGGACACACTTATTGGCCAATTAAAAGCAGCCGAAGCAAGGAATAGGATTCGACAGATGACGCTACACTGTCATAACTTGAAG GCAATCAAGCAAATGGCTCATCATATCAGctgttcaatgggtagcttggttgcagcagagaggcacctatggctcaacctctcagggatgggggataaGGATAAGGTCTCCCTGCTGGACACCCCTGTTAAACTTTCCAGCCTGTTTAGCGGAGCGGTTAATGCCATGCAAGAGGTTTTGGACAGGTTTCGGAAGGCGAAACAGAAAActgcggcattcagccagttctttCCCCGTCTTGTCAAGTTCATCCAGGCATCAatgagtggagcccaggccaacactagtgcgagggaggcacagaagatGAGTGTGGTGGCCCATCTCCCCCCACGGAGAGCCAGGGAGACCAggtggccacagtcgcagccttCTAGTaagcctgatctgagaatgatcattaaTGCCAAGCAGACGAAGAAGCGGTCATGA
- the LOC128619928 gene encoding uncharacterized protein LOC128619928 isoform X1: MRYCSRPRCYDNASTQTRYVNARLHFWKLTFILFTVAYIALKNLDTLLHCVCNKQIKMEKKWGSNRSVDLKRMCPQQKARYLAYAEPSKEIQAWMAACHKRIHSRLAHEREKAWGKNPLQDLDSKLHQDTLIGQLKAAEARNRIRQMTLHCHNLKAIKQMAHHISCSMGSLVAAERHLWLNLSGMGDKDKVSLLDTPVKLSSLFSGAVNAMQEVLDRFRKAKQKTAAFSQFFPRLVKFIQASMSGAQANTSAREAQKMSVVAHLPPRRARETRWPQSQPSSKPDLRMIINAKQTKKRS, encoded by the exons ATGCGTTACTGCTCGAGACCGCGCTGCTATGACAACGCCAGTACACAAACCCGCTATGTGAATGCGCGCCTCCATTTTTGGAAACTgacgtttattttatttacagtggcaTACATAGCACTG AAAAACCTTGACACTTTGCTTCATTGTGTGTGCAATAAGCAAATCAAGATGGAAAAGAAGTGGGGCAGCAACAGAAGTGTAGATTTGAAGAGGATGTGCCCTCAGCAAAAGGCTCGATACCTAGCTTATGCTGAGCCCTCTAAAGAGATACAAGCCTGGATGGCAGCTTGTCACAAACGCATCCACTCTAGACTTGCTcacgagagagagaaggcaTGGGGGAAAAATCCTCTTCAAGACCTGGATTCAAAATTGCACCAGGACACACTTATTGGCCAATTAAAAGCAGCCGAAGCAAGGAATAGGATTCGACAGATGACGCTACACTGTCATAACTTGAAG GCAATCAAGCAAATGGCTCATCATATCAGctgttcaatgggtagcttggttgcagcagagaggcacctatggctcaacctctcagggatgggggataaGGATAAGGTCTCCCTGCTGGACACCCCTGTTAAACTTTCCAGCCTGTTTAGCGGAGCGGTTAATGCCATGCAAGAGGTTTTGGACAGGTTTCGGAAGGCGAAACAGAAAActgcggcattcagccagttctttCCCCGTCTTGTCAAGTTCATCCAGGCATCAatgagtggagcccaggccaacactagtgcgagggaggcacagaagatGAGTGTGGTGGCCCATCTCCCCCCACGGAGAGCCAGGGAGACCAggtggccacagtcgcagccttCTAGTaagcctgatctgagaatgatcattaaTGCCAAGCAGACGAAGAAGCGGTCATGA